In Oreochromis niloticus isolate F11D_XX linkage group LG18, O_niloticus_UMD_NMBU, whole genome shotgun sequence, one genomic interval encodes:
- the si:dkey-154p10.3 gene encoding zinc finger protein 567: protein MSWVKQRYRDISPVTLQVVGGAVSSSLYCAEVEGVGAGLVESFLVELYRCKLCQFTCGIKAAINSHLLLRHRLNTYPDGAEAGLQQGASPYQLKQSDEDEDFLLYNMLDNLSPATCDISSEGGLQVAHTCEVTTLFEEEEEEEEQEEDSSIFTLKGGSLSSLADTPASQEELAQSAHLMTLGLCRISAVRAPPLPSSSPSTQLTQPHDSSANDKMKAPPPSLLCLLCPLTLPSRRLLDVHVRSHRASGGFGCVRCNWMADSWEEVEHHWRSRCGQRRKRRRQREEKKKKTAMAVCHRKFRNSTLRSAPEKPRKRNGWRSQLIGRAKRKEAELPDRQTSRARAATRPVTMETTRKTTRRTNGDGKEPTAESGKQTGFSCSLCHRKFSSKLTLRRHLGVHGGEKPFTCPHCSYSSRLKASLLQHLRTHTGEKPYRCAECPYASIDRSSLLRHCRTHSQEKPYRCQHCDYSSIQKKSLDLHARRHHTGEAFPCQQCDYSSPDRQLLLRHVRRHHAPSQQAVLST, encoded by the exons ATGTCGTGGGTGAAGCAGCGGTACCGTGACATCAGCCCTGTGACCCTGCAGGTGGTGGGCGGAGCTGTGAGCTCCAGCCTGTACTGTGCTGAGGTGGAGGGCGTGGGGGCGGGGCTAGTGGAGTCCTTTCTGGTGGAGCTTTATCGCTGTAAGCTCTGTCAGTTCACCTGTGGCATCAAAGCCGCCATTAACAGCCACCTGCTGCTCAGGCACCGCCTCAACACCTATCCGGACGGGGCAGAGGCGGGGCtccagcagggagcgtcacCCTATCAACTAAAGCAGAGTGACGAAGATGAGGACTTCCTGCTCTACAACATGCTGGACAACCTGAGCCCAGCTACCTGTGACATCAGCAGTGAGGGAGGGCTGCAGGTGGCCCACACCTGTGAG GTCACCACGCTCtttgaggaagaagaggaggaagaggagcaggaggaggactCCTCCATCTTCACTCTGAAGGGGGGCTCTTTATCCTCTCTGGCCGACACCCCCGCCTCCCAGGAGGAGTTGGCGCAGTCCGCCCACCTGATGACCCTTGGGCTGTGTCGGATCTCTGCAGTCAgagctcctcctcttccttcctcctcaccgtccaCACAGCTCACACAACCACATGACAGCAGTGCCAACGACAAAATGAAGGCTCCGCCCCCCAgcctgctgtgtctgctctgccCGTTGACACTGCCGTCGCGGCGGCTGCTTGATGTCCATGTCAGGTCACACCGTGCCAGCGGTGGTTTCGGCTGCGTGCGCTGCAACTGGATGGCCGACAGCTGGGAGGAGGTGGAGCATCATTGGAGGAGCCGCTGTGgccagaggaggaaaagaaggaggcagcgggaagagaagaagaagaaaactgcgATGGCGGTCTGTCACAGGAAGTTCCGAAACAGCACGCTGAGAAGCGCTCCTGAAAAACCACGGAAACGCA ATGGATGGAGGAGCCAGCTGATTGGACGTGCAAAGCGGAAGGAGGCGGAGCTTCCTGACag GCAGACCAGCAGAGCTCGGGCCGCAACACGGCCGGTCACCATGGAGACCACAAGGAAAACCACAAGGAGGACGAACGGAGACGGCAAGGAGCCGACAGCAGAGAGCGGGAAGCAGACGGGCTTCAGCTGTTCGCTGTGCCACAG gaaGTTCTCCTCTAAACTGACTCTGAGGCGTCACCTGGGCGTTCATGGGGGAGAGAAACCTTTCACCTGTCCTCACTGCTCCTACAGCAGCCGGCTGAAGGCCTCACTGCTGCAACACCTGAGGACTCacacag GTGAGAAGCCATACAGGTGTGCAGAGTGTCCATATGCGTCCATTGATCGCAGCTCTCTGCTCCGACACTGCAGGACTCACAGCCAGGAGAAACCGTACAGGTGTCAGCACTGTGACTACAGCAG CATCCAGAAGAAGAGTTTGGACCTCCACGCTCGCCGCCATCACACCGGTGAGGCATTCCCATGTCAACAGTGCGACTACTCGAGCCCGGACCGCCAGCTGCTGCTGAGACATGTGCGCAGACACCACGCCCCCTCCCAGCAAGCTGTGTTATCAACATGA